A genomic region of Bactrocera dorsalis isolate Fly_Bdor chromosome 3, ASM2337382v1, whole genome shotgun sequence contains the following coding sequences:
- the LOC105230648 gene encoding uncharacterized protein LOC105230648: MSSKPRKQTGSFVNDPSAINLIQLSPRTELFQNERSPYTMANHSSKTNFIGDTVMHEGPRAVAVSETGEKHSIHLEEDNMQTNLNPFTVASQCSQVFSMPKNTVSSTKISGFGNDCSRLITTKRSKGSRRHSNQKTRPIFTPRNIDKIPTRFFNDDAKTKAVSPHMNAQTQTEINTSCSALTPRAYHPPPVVPPLQIPRRYVPRETVGDMLDSSRRQPLRVLPLPREKKSFKNYSELRSIASALTLITVVSWLFSTFFELEGMFDMLGGILRFLTNWYNKEEPPMTKVEMFVQFARNLW, encoded by the exons ATGTCCTCTAAGCCGAG AAAACAAACCGGCAGTTTTGTCAATGATCCTTCTGCCATTAATCTCATACAGCTAAGTCCACGTACTGAGTTGTTTCAAAATGAACGAAGTCCTTATACCATGGCGAATCATAGTTCCAAGACGAACTTCATCGGTGACAC CGTTATGCATGAAGGGCCGCGTGCGGTTGCGGTTAGTGAAACAGGCGAGAAACATTCTATTCACCTGGAAGAGGATAATATGCAGACGAACTTGAATCCATTCACCGTAGCTTCTCAGTGCTCTCAGGTCTTTTCGATGCCAAAGAATACCGTTTCGTCAACGAAAATTTCTGGTTTTGGAAACGATTGTTCGAGACTTATCACTACCAAGCGTTCGAAA GGCTCACGTCGCCATTCCAACCAGAAAACGCGACCGATTTTTACACCGCGCAATATAGACAAAATTCCGACACGCTTCTTCAATGATGACGCCAAAACCAAAGCGGTTTCACCGCATATGAATGCGCAAACTCAAACAGAGATTAACACTAGTTGCTCCGCTTTAACACCACGCGCATATCATCCACCGCCAGTGGTACCGCCGCTACAGATTCCTCGTCGTTATGTGCCCCGCGAAACAGTTGGCGACATGCTCGACAGCTCCCGAAGACAGCCGCTCAGGGTGTTGCCTTTGCCGCGTGAAAAGAagtcatttaaaaattattcag AATTGCGGAGCATTGCGTCTGCCCTCACTTTGATAACCGTTGTTTCTTGGCTTTTTTCGACATTCTTTGAACTGGAGGGCATGTTCGATATGTTGGGCGGCATTTTACGTTTTCTAACTAATTGGTATAACAAAGAGGAACCACCTATGACGAAGGTGGAGATGTTTGTGCAATTTGCGCGAAATTTGTGGTAG
- the LOC105230647 gene encoding uncharacterized protein LOC105230647 — protein sequence MQVESSFLKYAGRVPPLDLSQVSTNCRNENELQHLWSSKANSPSMLKRNTALRHPYIHLPHTPAHSPTTPGTNDNNSKGNNDTYISTNNNRNSNFNTILPHQLGSDGLPLDPRDWTRADVWKWLINMALSEGLEVTPELPQKFPMNGKALCLMSLDMYLCRVPVGGKMLYRDFRVRLARAMALLS from the coding sequence ATGCAAGTAGAGTCGAGTTTTTTGAAATACGCGGGTCGTGTGCCGCCGCTTGACCTCTCACAGGTCAGCACCAACTGTCGCAATGAAAATGAGTTGCAGCATCTTTGGAGTAGCAAGGCGAACTCGCCGTCGATGCTGAAACGGAACACAGCGTTAAGACATCCCTACATACATCTGCCACATACACCCGCGCACAGTCCTACCACGCCTGGTACCAATGATAATAATAGCAAAGGCAACAACGATACCTACATCAGTACTAATAACAACAGAAATAGTAATTTTAACACAATACTACCGCATCAGCTGGGTTCCGACGGCCTGCCATTAGACCCGCGCGATTGGACACGCGCTGATGTTTGGAAATGGCTAATTAATATGGCGCTGTCTGAGGGTCTGGAAGTGACGCCAGAGCTGCCGCAAAAGTTTCCGATGAACGGCAAGGCGCTGTGTCTTATGAGCCTGGACATGTATTTATGCCGGGTGCCGGTCGGTGGTAAAATGCTTTATCGTGATTTTCGCGTGCGATTGGCGCGTGCCATGGCGTTGCTTTCATAA
- the LOC105230724 gene encoding uncharacterized protein LOC105230724, with amino-acid sequence MYYSYLLRKWRQIQPAFVNAVTVESNISNNNNKAYCFPSTSPRYASNHSGTKVSKRSSTREAPQNYIGSKISRSPALEQNFGLISRRLMSKDEIRDFDAVLPDVVRDLGSIAEQYNSKEAGQWFRKCLEYNLPLTNYKNGLIPVLTYKSVAKGEQINAKHLRLAHILGWCFEMMLWFILMTDDMMDKSTIRRGQLCWHKLEEVGVSAINDVILIENGLYELLNKHFRHLDCYVDLLELFHQNTFKCLCGQSLDLLLTKRNVTTFNMETYDLLVLNKTSSHFFYLPVFAGLHLAGVKDTHVFDESQGILFDLGHYSQVQNDFHDCFGKYESTGKIGTDIETNKCSWLAVKCMELANPQQKSIMADCYGHNDPQKIARVMQVYEELDMFNIYAKYEEETCSRILMNIQKTSDAVPREILIEILCQIYDKEIKTKSSAVAFNPNFILNICMIMFSIMRKFLPIRTSTTAGIVGKCGNNIEKSEIRFPFRLFSQYRCMFGVGASGTRIQQLGFNLWETRYFVILKRASSSLGNHIVAKSNHCSTQHEIREFMTVYPDIVNDLIETLERYQCNDLVESFRKTLEYNLQLSNGKHGIIPVLTYKSIVQEPELTSEKIKLAQILGWCIEIAHVLAFITDDVVDNSTTRRGKVCWYKLDGVGLNVIHDSILLENAIFELLRKHFSHMDCYVDLFELFFECIFKCICGQSMDVIVSTRHVSSFDMDTLNSVVRNKAASNFFYLPVAAGLLLAGVKDPKIFDECQKLTFELGYYAQVQNDFLDSFGNPDFTGKIGTDIESNKCSWLAVKCMELVDSEQRAIMEECYGQKDPEKINRVRKLYEEVGLPTLCAQFEVKICNRIKMQIDQTPVQMLREVFLECLNYVSNRGIK; translated from the exons atgtattactCGTATCTGCTTCGAAAATGGCGGCAAATACAACCAGCTTTTGTAAACGCAGTCACTGTGGAGAGTAAtattagcaacaataacaacaaagcgtaCTGTTTTCCTTCCACGTCACCTCGCTATGCTTCAAATCACTCCGGAACTAAAGTTAGTAAACGATCATCTACTCGGGAGGCGCCGCAAAACTACATCGGAAGTAAAATAAG CCGTTCACCAGCATTGGAACAAAATTTTGGATTAATTTCTAGACGTTTGATGTCAAAAGATGAAATACGAGATTTCGATGCCGTATTGCCAG atgttGTGCGTGACCTTGGCTCTATAGCTGAACAATACAACAGCAAAGAAGCGGGGCAATGGTTCAGGAAG tGTCTTGAGTATAATTtaccactt acaaattacaaaaatggcCTAATCCCCGTTTTGACATACAAAAGTGTAGCAAAAGGCGAGCAAATAAATGCGAAACATTTAAGATTGGCACATATCCTTGGCTGGTGTTTTGAAATG ATGCTGTGGTTCATACTCATGACCGATGACATGATGGACAAAAGCACAATACGTCGTGGTCAATTGTGTTGGCATAAGTTGGAAGAGGTCGGTGTCTCTGCCATAAATGATGTAATCCTGATAGAGAATGGACTTTATGAGCTTCTCAACAAACATTTCCGCCACTTAGATTGCTATGTTGATCTTCTCGAATTGTTTCATCAAAACACTTTTAAATGTTTATGTGGGCAATCATTAGATTTGCTTCTCACTAAAAGGAATGTGACTACCTTCAATATGGAGACATATGATTTGCTAGTATTGAATAAGACTTCcagtcattttttttatttgcctgtTTTTGCAGGGCTTCATTTGGCAGG AGTTAAAGATACGCACGTTTTCGATGAATCCCAGGGGATTTTATTTGACTTGGGTCATTATTCGCAagttcaaaatgattttcatgACTGTTTCGGTAAATACGAATCCACTGGCAAAATCGGCACAGATATTGAAACTAACAAATGCTCTTGGTTGGCGGTGAAATGTATGGAACTAGCAAACCCACAACAAAAGTCTATTATGGCAGACTGTTATGGACACAATG ATCCTCAGAAGATAGCGCGCGTTATGCAAGTTTACGAAGAATTGGATATGTTCAAtatttatgccaaatatgaggAAGAGACATGCAGCCGTATTCTTATGAATATCCAAAAAACATCAGATGCAGTGCCGCGAGAGATTTTGATAGAAATTCTTTGTCAAATTTATGACAAAGAAATTAA aactaAATCATCTGCTGTTGCCTTCAATCCTAACTTTATACTAAACATATgcatga TAATGTTTTCTATAATGCGTAAATTTTTGCCGATACGTACGAGTACAACTGCTGGCATAGTTGGAAAATGCGGTAATAATATCGAAAAAAGCGAAATCCGATTTCCGTTTCGTCTATTCTCACAATACCGTTGCATGTTCGGAGTTGGTGCTAGTGGTACTCGTATTCAACAATTAGGATTTAATTTGTGGGAAACCCGGTATTTCGTAATATTAAAACG GGCATCATCATCATTGGGGAATCATATTGTTGCAAAGTCAAATCACTGTTCGACACAACATGAGATCCGTGAATTTATGACAGTTTATCCAG acaTTGTAAATGACCTTATTGAGACATTGGAAAGATACCAATGCAACGATTTGGTGGAAAGCTTCAGAAAG ACTCTGGAGTACAATTTACAACTTTCAAACGGGAAGCATGGTATAATCCCCGTATTGACATATAAGAGTATAGTACAAGAACCGGAGCTCacatcagaaaaaattaaattagcacAAATACTTGGCTGGTGCATTGAAATA GCCCATGTTTTAGCCTTCATAACCGATGATGTAGTGGACAACAGCACCACGCGTCGTGGTAAAGTGTGTTGGTACAAATTGGATGGAGTGGGTTTGAATGTCATACACGATTCCATATTGCTTGAGAATGCCATCTTCGAACTTCTCAGAAAACATTTCAGCCATATGGATTGTTATGTTGATTTGTTCGAGTTATTTTTTGAATGCATTTTCAAATGCATTTGCGGCCAGTCAATGGATGTGATTGTTAGTACAAGGCATGTGAGCTCGTTCGATATGGACACATTGAATTCGGTTGTGAGGAATAAAGCTGCcagcaactttttttatttaccagTAGCGGCTGGTTTGCTTTTGGCGGG CGTCAAGGACCCAAAGATATTTGACGAATGTCAAAAATTAACATTTGAGTTAGGATATTACGCTCAAgttcaaaatgattttcttgATTCATTTGGAAATCCGGATTTCACTGGTAAAATCGGCACAGATATAGAATCCAACAAGTGTTCGTGGCTGGCGGTGAAGTGCATGGAATTAGTCGATTCAGAACAAAGGGCTATTATGGAGGAGTGCTACGGCCAAAAAG ATCCGGAAAAAATTAATCGTGTTCGAAAGCTCTACGAGGAGGTTGGACTGCCCACCTTGTGTGCCCAGTTCGaagtaaaaatatgcaatagaATCAAAATGCAAATTGATCAAACACCGGTTCAGATGTTACGTGAAGTGTTTTTAGAATGTCTTAATTATGTCTCCAATAGAGGAATTAAGtga
- the LOC105230650 gene encoding UBX domain-containing protein 6, translating to MSKIKKFFSRKKEEAAFKLKLGGGMGQGRTLNAAPSPPNSSNSKSGNVYVPPKRQEMSSEARQAASAALARIEKRETKDFNTSLAAIKAQAKRELEAEQKLRTEELSVSSGQSSTTTKRNMACEGVFFRCPLISEEILSRKEWKIKIKEFLYQQLESERALTACLIICNCNTREKADDCIQTLSKYLENIYNHPEEEKYYKIRMSNKIFSEKVRYVEGALDFLLAAGFREIDIDGEPFLVWSKENVENDYDLPILLDALKNAETIQLDLDRNIRVLMPSQARSAELPDDFYRISPAEIKREQQLRSEAIENSQVLRTKAMREREEQRNLRLYRFALMRVKFPNGIYIQGTFNVYDKIRDIYEFVQSCLIDENLDFNLVTANGVKFTDEDMEKTLYDLRLIPNIVLLFTIPGATTSLAADTNFLKEEFLMLVQKM from the exons ATGtcgaaaatcaaaaagtttttttccagGAAAAAGGAGGAAGCAGCATTTAAG TTAAAACTAGGTGGCGGAATGGGACAAGGCCGAACCTTAAACGCTGCGCCATCGCCTCCGAACAGTTCAAACTCTAAATCCGGAAATGTCTATGTGCCACCCAAACGACAAGAAATGAGTTCGGAGGCACGTCAAGCAGCATCAGCAGCACTAGCTCGTATAGAGAAGAGAGAGACGAAAGATTTCAATACCTCTCTGGCAGCTATCAAAGCTCAAGCGAAACGGGAGTTGGAAGCAGAACAAAAACTACGGACAGAAGAGCTGAGCGTATCCTCGGGGCAGTCAAGCACAACGACAAAAAGGAATATGGCCTGCGAGGGAGTATTTTTTCGATGCCCATTAATTAGTGAGGAAATTTTATCCAGGAAAgaatggaaaattaaaataaaagagtttctATATCAACAATTGGAATCAGAACGAGCATTGACTGCGTGTTTGATAATATGTAACTGTAACACACGTGAAAAG GCTGATGATTGCATACAAACACTTTCAAAATATCTTGAGAACATATATAACCATCCCGAGGAAGAGAAATACTATAAAATTAGAATGTCCAATAA aatttttagcGAGAAAGTTCGTTATGTAGAGGGAGCTTTGGATTTTCTGCTTGCAGCTGGTTTCCGTGAGATTGATATCGATGGTGAACCATTTCTCGTTTGGTCTAAAGAAAACGTTGAAAATGATTATGATTTGCCAATCTTGCTTGATGCTTTGAAGAATGCTGAAACTATACAACTGGATTTAGACCGAAACATTAGAGTTCTAATGCCTTCTCAGGCTCGAAGTGCAGAGCTGCCTGATGATTTCTATCGAATCTCGCCAGCGGAAATCAAACGTGAACAACAGTTACGCAGTGAAGCTATTGAAAACTCGCAAGTATTACGAACAAAGGCAATGCGAGAACGTGAGGAACAACGTAATTTGCGTTTATATCGTTTCGCATTGATGAGAGTTAAATTCCCAAATGGTATTTATATTCAG gGAACCTTTAATGTCTACGATAAAATTAGAGATATATATGAATTTGTGCAATCGTGTCTTATCGACGAAAATTTGGATTTTAATTTAGTTACAGCAAATGGTGTTAAATTCACTGATGAAGATATGGAAAAGACTTTATATGACTTGcg ACTCATTCCAAACATTGTGTTGCTGTTTACGATTCCTGGCGCAACCACCTCATTGGCAGCTGATacgaattttttgaaagaagaaTTCTTGATGTTGGTGCAAAagatgtaa
- the LOC105230651 gene encoding uncharacterized protein LOC105230651 has product MNVDAFQQSLNQSLQALALKLELFVGVAVQTVVSIQQEFSETTRDWRSPIEFSALQLTLLKVLLVLLLGTAGLIAYSWRVYGKVITEKFVRPSTLKEIEELKLSVAKLKLPKEHSPRI; this is encoded by the exons ATGAATGTCGATGCTTTCCAGCAGTCGCTAAATCAATCGCTACAAGCCCTTGCattaaagttagaactatttGTGGGCGTGGCGGTGCAGACAGTAGTTTCAATACAGCAAGAATTCTCTGAAACAACAAGGGATTGGCGTAGTCCTATTGAATTTTCAGCGCTGCAGCTAACTCTGCTAAAAGTGCTGCTGGTCTTGTTACTAGGTACTGCAGGACTCATCGCGTATTCGTGGCGTGTTTACGGAAAAGTAataactgaaaaatttgttcggccta GCACTCTCAAGGAAATTGAGGAGCTCAAGCTATCCGTCGCCAAATTAAAATTGCCTAAAGAGCATTCACCTAGAATATAA
- the LOC105230649 gene encoding CWF19-like protein 1 homolog produces MDSKIKILIVGDVRGRFRQLFQRVENINKKAGPFEMIFCVGEFFGTVEQNDELIAYKNGNKLVHVPTYILGPCSKETVHFYNDIENGEICVNLTYLGKRGLYTLTSGVKVAYLSGLEKVDGHNPIEEEKHMFFDKDDILSICNSCVVSKSSASDYKGVDILLTSQWPYGIHEDHKNASKMISFLCKEIKPRYHFCGLNSKYYEPSPFRIPSDQLTQLELCTRFISLAEVGNVAKEKYIYALSLTPVEKMRVLELIQKTTNETKCPFVGMNFPVFTGDDRQSECKQYFYDMKMGGDDNRKRSGGSGQRHEKRARIMNIDQEKCWFCLSSSDVEKHLVISIGDNFYLALAKGPINEFHVLIMSITHISSASLLSDDDWKELSKFKNTLRDFFQSYGQVVCFTERHYKSSHLQINALGIDEGYAWKIKHAFEDKAEEFNLQLETLPALTSSQMLPQQGPYFVAELPDKSTLITRQMKHFPLHFARDVFCSENLLNCEEKVDWKDCKLNKDEEIEMVKNFRKKFQKYDFTL; encoded by the exons atggattcaaaaattaaaat ACTTATAGTTGGAGATGTACGTGGCCGATTTCGGCAGCTTTTTCAACGCgtggaaaatataaacaaaaaagccGGCCCTTTCGAAATGATATTTTGTGTTGGGGAGTTTTTTGGTACAGTAGAGCAAAATGATGAACTGATTGCTtacaaaaatggaaataaattgg TGCACGTACCTACGTATATTCTTGGGCCCTGCTCAAAAGAAACAGTACATTTTTACAATGACATAGAAAATGGTGAAATATGTGTTAATTTGACTTACTTGG GTAAACGAGGACTGTATACTCTCACGTCGGGTGTTAAAGTAGCTTATTTAAGTGGGCTGGAGAAGGTCGATGGCCACAATCCTATTGAAGAAGAAAAACATATGTTCTTTGACAAAGATGACATATTATCTATTTGTAATTCATGTGTTGTAAGTAAATCGTCTGCCTCCGATTATAAAGGTGTCGACATTCTGCTCACCTCTCAATGGCCATATGGAATACACGAAGATCAT AAAAATGCTTCAAAGATGATCTcatttttatgtaaagaaaTCAAACCCCGCTACCATTTTTGTGGCCTCAACAGCAAGTATTACGAGCCATCTCCTTTTAG AATACCATCCGACCAGCTAACTCAATTAGAACTTTGCACTCGTTTTATCTCTTTGGCGGAGGTGGGCAATGTTGctaaggaaaaatatatttatgcccTAAGCTTGACGCCAGTGGAGAAAATGCGTGTTTTGGAGTTGATACAAAAAACGACAAATGAAACTAAATGCCCGTTCGTTGGTATGAATTTCCCCGTTTTCACAGGAGATGACAGG cAATCAGAATGTAAACAATATTTCTATGACATGAAAATGGGCGGAGATGATAATCGGAAGCGGTCTGGTGGTAGTGGCCAACGTCATGAGAAACGCGCACGAATTATGAATATAGATCAAG aaaaatgttggtTCTGTTTATCATCATCCGATGTAGAAAAACATTTAGTTATTTCAATTggagataatttttatttagcttTGGCTAAAGGACCAATCAACGAATTCCACGTTCTTATTATGTCCATAACTCACATTTCTTCAGCATCGCTACTATCTGATGACGATTGGAAGGAattgtcaaaattcaaaaatacgcTACGTGACTTCTTTCAATCGTATGGACAAGTTGTTTGTTTTACTGAACGTCACTACAAGTCGTCGCATTTACAAATCAATGCGTTAGGTATTGATGAAGGCTATGCGTGGAAGATAAAACATGCGTTCGaa gatAAAGCTGAGGAGTTCAATTTACAACTCGAAACTCTACCGGCCCTTACATCATCGCAAATGCTTCCGCAACAAGGGCCCTATTTTGTAGCGGAATTGCCGGATAAAAGCACGTTGATTACTCGTCAAATGAAACATTTTCCGCTTCATTTTGCACG TGACGTCTTTTGCTCGGAAAACTTACTCAATTGTGAGGAAAAAGTAGATTGGAAAGATTGCAAATTAAACAAAGATGAAGAAATTGAAATGGTAAAAAATTTccgtaaaaaatttcaaaagtacgATTTTACCCTTTAA